A genome region from Pygocentrus nattereri isolate fPygNat1 chromosome 6, fPygNat1.pri, whole genome shotgun sequence includes the following:
- the wipf1a gene encoding WAS/WASL-interacting protein family member 1a, with the protein MPGPPPPPPPPPPTFASANTEKPVLKKSEQQGRNALLTDICKGTRLKKAVTNDRSAPVFEKPKGGGGGGGGGGGGGGFGGGAPGGLGGLFQGGMPRLKSPGSRDTSARPPMPPSGGRSPTPGGGAPPRLSGTLPGRSPMNKGSIPPVPASMPSPQRNSHPTGPPSLPGGRPPNSSHSTQSTTPGRRPSLPPTPAGGPPGRQTNLPPPPVPSSGRPPLPTVPSLSSDDFPPPPPSMGGSRGSFPPPPVHSSGRPPLPTVPSASSDDFPPPPPSIGGNRASFPPPPVPSSGRPPLPTVPAASSDDFPPPPPPVGGHRASFSRDGPPPPLPPTGNKPPVPSAPRPTGNTPPPPPSGRGDLPPLPPAPREENRTPQRPPSSSSLPPVPRPGGSGPPPPPPSARPPQQGRSPSVRSGPLPPPPPSGGSRGGTPPAPPPNRPGGGGGGGRPPPPPDRPGTGGFPPPPPSTIGNGYQSSPQHSQDDWEMRFSFHSLSELPPPEPYVSCPKTYPSKAGKSEGKGSLQKERGAPPLPPLPPSAR; encoded by the exons ATGCCTGgacctccaccaccaccacctccacctcctccaaCATTTGCCTCG GCAAATACAGAGAAACCAGTTCTGAAGAAATCTGAACAACAGGGAAGGAACGCTTTGTTAACCGACATCTGCAAAGGCACCCGCCTGAAGAAAGCTGTCACTAATGACCGCAGTGCTCCAGTCTTTGAGA AGCccaaaggaggaggaggaggaggtgggggaggaggaggtggaggtggcTTTGGAGGCGGAGCTCCAGGTGGGTTAGGTGGACTGTTCCAGGGTGGGATGCCAAGACTAAAATCCCCAGGAAGCAGAGACACCTCtg CAAGGCCACCTATGCCTCCTTCTGGTGGTAGATCCCCCACACCGGGTGGTGGTGCTCCTCCTCGACTTTCTGGCACTCTTCCTGGGCGAAGTCCCATGAACAAGGGCAGCATCCCACCTGTGCCTGCCTCTATGCCGTCCCCTCAGCGCAATTCCCATCCCACTGGCCCTCCTAGTTTACCTGGAGGTCGAcccccaaactcctcccattCTACACAATCCACCACACCGGGCCGACGCCCCAGCCTACCCCCAACCCCTGCAGGTGGTCCTCCTGGGCGGCAAACTAATTTACCCCCACCTCCTGTTCCTTCTAGTGGTCGTCCACCACTTCCCAcagttccctctctctcctcagatgattttcctcctcctccaccgtCCATGGGAGGAAGCAGGGGATCTTTTCCACCACCTCCAGTTCATTCTAGTGGCCGTCCACCACTTCCCACAGTTCcttctgcctcttcagatgattTTCCACCTCCTCCACCATCCATAGGAGGAAACAGGGCATCGTTTCCCCCACCTCCAGTACCCTCTAGTGGTCGACCTCCACTTCCCACAGTTCCTGCTGCTTCTTCAGATGATTTTCCCCCTCCCCCACCACCTGTAGGGGGACATAGGGCATCGTTTTCTCGAGATGGACCTCCACCACCACTGCCTCCAACAGGAAATAAACCACCGGTCCCTTCAGCGCCAAGGCCTACAGGCAATACTCCACCACCACCCCCTTCAGGAAGAGGAGACTTACCTCCGCTGCCACCTGCACCACGGGAGGAGAACAGAACTCCTCAGAGACCTCCATCGTCAAGCAGCCTGCCCCCTGTCCCACGTCCTGGAGGCTCTGgcccacctccacctccacccaGTGCAAGACCACCACAACAAGGAAGGAGCCCATCTGTACGATCGG GTCCTCTTCCACCTCCCCCTCCATCAGGAGGAAGCAGAGGTGGCACTCCACCTGCACCACCTCCTAATCGTcctggaggaggtggaggaggtggcagACCTCCTCCACCCCCAGACCGGCCTGGAACAGGGGGCTTTCCTCCCCCACCTCCCTCCACCATTGGCAATGGCTACCAGAGCTCCCCACAACACAGTCAAG ATGACTGGGAGATGAGGTTTTCCTTCCATTCCCTATCTGAGCTGCCACCACCAGAGCCTTACGTCTCTTGCCCTAAGACATACCCCAGCAAGGCTGGTAAGAGTGAAGGCAAAG GATCTTTGCAGAAGGAGAGAGGTGCTCCTCCACTGCCTCCGTTACCTCCATCAGCCAGATGA
- the gpr155a gene encoding integral membrane protein GPR155, translated as MESINISMSNSAPGADPSPAPHPAMSIDKLFPALLECFGIILCGYAAGRANIITSTQAKGLGNFVSRFALPALLFKNMVLLDFGNVIWPFLWSILVAKLSVFFIVCVLTLLVTSKDTRFSKAGLFSIFATQSNDFALGYPIVEALYRNTHPEYLQYIYLVAPVSLMVLNPIGFAFCEVQKRRGEHVQHQSKLYVVGVVLLQVLRNPIVFMVVVGIASHFLLGQKIPPFMEEFVDGLANSFGGAALFYLGLTMVGQLRKLTKSTVVALILLITAKLLMMPLICRGMVEVLDSGNISSLNHSSLSNYAFLYGVFPTAPSVAIYAAHYNMELQVVTSGMVISTFLSAPIMYVSAWLLTIPWMDPKPLASALQNISFNISIVSLFALVWCVAVKIMSKKFCRLPHMFTVNLFVAQLGVCIGMIAWNFVVVKDNFIGQVFTFTLLYGSLYSTYIWPGLIAMSLYLLKRNEHLTVQPGIIMIIGWGVPMFAISILLMAGEKMQDTIDSAFFFGTSQIFCTSVVLCVGIVVAGLSLMLLSRGAQEYHILEQETANSTAEDLRADNSVQAGCTIEQPSIEDDIRPECQGCQCSSASVQSMDNMIINNSVKDTSSTQKGQCGRCCDSSHCLLVEEEEKWQSADKQIARHVLLCLLLTVSLLANLSSCLWWLLSSVPGRLYLELQFFCAVLNFGQGFISFGIFGLDKHLIILPFKKRLANLRQAFGQEAAIQSDVSEEIRLTCNQFLKYHKEQCVQDIVHKKRCGKRSIAETFLGSEMVQWLQTVGLASDQGEALLYGSRLLEGGVIHHITHNYGFLDDTLHYRFTENMANH; from the exons ATGGAGTCCATCAACATCTCCATGTCCAACTCTGCACCAGGGGCTGACCCCTCACCTGCCCCACATCCTGCCATGTCCATCGATAAGCTTTTCCCCGCTCTCCTTGAGTGTTTTGGGATCATACTGTGTGGATATGCAGCTGGTCGTGCCAATATCATCACATCCACACAAGCCAAAGGCCTGGGGAACTTCGTGTCGAGGTTTGCTCTGCCAGCGCTGCTATTTAAGAACATGGTGCTGCTGGACTTTGGAAATGTTATATGGCCCTTTCTGTGGAGCATTCTGGTGGCCAAACTGAGCGTGTTCTTCATTGTGTGTGTACTGACATTGCTGGTGACTAGCAAGGACACCAGATTCTCCAAAGCAGGCCTTTTCTCCATATTTGCTACTCAGAGTAATGACTTTGCTCTGGGATACCCTATag TTGAGGCTCTGTACAGAAACACCCATCCAGAGTACCTGCAGTACATCTACTTGGTGGCTCCTGTCTCCCTCATGGTGCTAAATCCCATTGGGTTTGCATTCTGTGAGGTCCAGAAGCGCCGGGGTGAGCATGTTCAGCATCAGAGTAAGCTATATGTAGTTGGGGTGGTGCTGCTCCAGGTTCTCCGGAACCCCATCGTCTTCATGGTGGTGGTCGGGATTGCATCACACTTCCTACTGGGCCAGAAGATCCCACCATTCATGGAGGAGTTTGTGGATGGCTTGGCCAACTCGTTTGGAGGAGCGgctctgttttatctgggtCTGACCATGGTGGGTCAATTGAGGAAGCTGACAAAGTCCACTGTGGTGGCTCTGATACTGCTCATCACTGCAAAACT GCTGATGATGCCACTGATTTGTAGAGGCATGGTGGAGGTTTTGGACAGTGGAAACATTAGCTCTCTAAACCACAGCAGTCTGTCTAACTATGCTTTCCTGTACGGAGTCTTTCCCACTGCACCCAGTGTGGCCATATATGCTGCTCACTATAACATGGAGCTACAGGTG GTGACCTCAGGGATGGTCATCAGcacctttctctctgcccccaTCATGTATGTCTCTGCCTGGCTGCTGACTATTCCCTGGATGGATCCCAAACCGCTAGCATCTGCGTTGCAGAATATTAGCTTTAACATCAGCATTGTCAGCCTATTTGCGCTG GTGTGGTGTGTGGCTGTAAAAATAATGAGCAAGAAGTTCTGCAGACTTCCTCATATGTTTACAGTTAATCTGTTTGTGGCACAG TTGGGGGTATGTATAGGTATGATCGCTTGGAACTTTGTAGTGGTTAAAGATAACTTCATTGGTCAGGTGTTTACCTTTACTCTGCTATATGGCTCACTCTACAGTACCTACATATGGCCAG gaTTGATAGCCATGTCTCTTTACCTGTTGAAGAGGAATGAGCACTTAACGGTGCAGCCAGGTATTATAATGATCATTGGCTGGGG AGTGCCAATGTTTGCAATAAGCATTCTCCTAATGGCGGGAGAGAAAATGCAGGACACCATTGACTCTGCCTTCTTTTTTGGTACATCGCAG ATATTTTGCACATCAGTGGTGCTGTGTGTGGGTATAGTTGTAGCAGGTTTGTCTCTAATGCTGCTTAGCAGAGGCGCCCAGGAATATCACATCCTTGAGCAGGAAACGGCAAATAGCACTGCAGAAGACCTGAGAGCAGACAACAGTGTGCAGGCCGGGTGCACTATTGAGCAGCCTTCCATAGAGGACGACATCAGGCCAG AGTGTCAGGgttgtcagtgcagcagtgcttCTGTTCAGTCAATGGATAATatgattatcaacaacagtgTGAAGGACACTTCATCTACTCAGAAAG GTCAGTGCGGGAGATGCTGTGACTCCTCTCATTGTTTGCTggtggaagaggaagagaagtgGCAGAGTGCAGACAAACAGATTGCCAGACATGTTTTGCTTTGCCTATTACTCACTGTCAGTCTTCTTGCT AATCTctccagctgcctctggtggcTCCTTAGTTCAGTTCCAGGCAGGCTGTACTTGGAGCTACAGTTCTTCTGTGCTGTCCTTAACTTTGGACAG GGTTTCATATCTTTCGGGATTTTTGGCCTTGacaaacatttaattattttaccatttaaaaagAG gttAGCCAATCTGAGACAGGCTTTTGGTCAAGAGGCAGCGATCCAGTCAGACGTGTCTGAGGAGATCAGACTGACCTGTAATCAGTTCCTTAAATATCACAAAGAACAGTGTGTGCAAGACATAGTCCATAAGAAGAG